From the Acidobacteriota bacterium genome, one window contains:
- a CDS encoding YihY/virulence factor BrkB family protein: MKAYGAPDMWRRLLRRRHRLLAPLWRRLERDDLMLSSAALAFFFLLTVFPLLLVLTNIFGLVADDAWHLRGRLFDMLGRISPSAGVTNLLRQTLDEIAREASTRKIYLGTLVALWASSFGVAAIGRVLNAAHGTREGRRWVLRKAQGMLLVISFAFLSLAALATIFFGGEVALKLAELGDVAEVFVPMWQTAQWLVVFGGLLLAFDLILNLTPNITRRQRGWFTPGAVLGVGLWVLASLGLRAYLELAPLSTRAYGSLAVVIALLFWFFVTGAAILIAGELNSELTDPQ, translated from the coding sequence ATGAAGGCCTATGGAGCACCGGACATGTGGCGACGCTTGCTGCGGCGCCGGCATCGCTTGCTGGCACCCCTCTGGCGTCGCCTCGAACGCGACGACCTGATGCTGTCGTCGGCGGCCCTCGCTTTCTTCTTCCTGCTGACGGTGTTTCCGTTGCTGCTGGTGCTGACCAACATCTTCGGACTGGTGGCCGACGACGCCTGGCATCTGCGAGGGCGCCTGTTCGACATGCTGGGAAGGATCTCGCCCAGTGCCGGCGTCACCAACCTCCTGCGCCAGACCCTCGACGAGATCGCCCGCGAGGCCTCGACCCGCAAGATCTACCTCGGCACCCTGGTGGCGCTGTGGGCTTCGTCCTTCGGAGTCGCCGCCATCGGCCGGGTGCTCAACGCCGCCCACGGCACTCGTGAGGGGCGTCGCTGGGTCTTGCGCAAGGCCCAGGGCATGCTGCTGGTGATTTCCTTCGCTTTCCTCAGCCTGGCGGCGCTGGCGACGATCTTCTTCGGCGGCGAGGTCGCCCTCAAGCTGGCCGAGCTCGGCGATGTCGCCGAAGTCTTCGTTCCGATGTGGCAGACCGCTCAGTGGCTGGTGGTCTTCGGCGGCCTGCTGCTGGCCTTCGACCTGATCCTCAATCTGACCCCCAACATCACCCGGCGTCAGCGCGGCTGGTTCACGCCGGGAGCAGTTCTCGGGGTCGGCCTGTGGGTGCTGGCATCGCTGGGTCTGCGCGCCTACCTCGAGCTGGCGCCCCTCTCGACCCGCGCCTACGGCTCCTTGGCGGTGGTCATCGCCTTGCTCTTCTGGTTCTTCGTCACCGGTGCCGCGATTCTGATCGCCGGCGAGCTCAACTCCGAGCTCACAGACCCGCAGTAG
- the ligA gene encoding NAD-dependent DNA ligase LigA, whose product MDRQEANREVARLRQEIRHHDHLYYVRDEPRISDAAYDRLYHRLKDLEETFPELVTPDSPTQRVGGAPLDGFPAVDHAAPMLSLDSDQDEAALQRFDERLRKGLEGAAVAYTIEPKLDGASLEVVYRDGLLSGAATRGDGRRGEGITENARTIRSLPLRLQSDRRPIPPFLSLRGEVIMRIEEFDKLNERLVAAGRDPFANPRNVAAGALRQLDPRDTAAKPLDIYVYDILAVDWGDHAEQAPTRQWEVFERLRDWGLPVSSLSSRGETVEDILAYHADLDTRRDDLGFEIDGIVIKLDDLAARETLGTTSRHPRWAFAFKFPPRREITRLMQILPSVGRTGVVTPVAMLRPVELSGVTVSRATLHNREELARKDVREGDRVRIQRAGDVIPQVLEVIPEPDRERAAPWAMPERCPSCDTPLIDKGPFVLCPNSFECPAQLEGRLIHFASRDALDIEGLGEKSVRLFVAEKLVTNLPDIFDLEARPLMSLEGFGKKSATDLVAAIATASNAELHRFLYGLGIPEVGVTTARDLARHFGTFEALRQADDAALQEVAGVGPRVSEEIVAFFAEERYRAVLDALLDGRVTLVEPGPPEPQDEAGEPPLAGKKMVFTGGLGELSRRQAKELAEGLGAKVTGSVSKATDYVVAGEDPGSKYDKAVALDIEILDADGFLALLAEHGVTP is encoded by the coding sequence ATGGACCGACAGGAAGCGAACCGCGAGGTGGCCCGCCTACGGCAGGAAATCCGCCACCATGACCACCTCTACTACGTGCGCGACGAACCGCGCATCTCGGACGCCGCCTACGACCGTCTCTACCATCGCCTGAAGGATCTCGAAGAGACCTTCCCGGAGCTGGTCACGCCCGACTCCCCCACCCAGCGGGTCGGCGGCGCTCCCCTCGACGGCTTTCCGGCGGTGGACCATGCGGCGCCCATGTTGAGCCTCGATTCGGACCAGGACGAGGCCGCCCTGCAGCGCTTCGACGAGCGCCTGCGCAAGGGCCTCGAAGGTGCTGCCGTCGCCTACACCATCGAGCCCAAGCTCGATGGTGCGTCCCTCGAGGTGGTCTATCGCGACGGCCTGTTGAGCGGTGCCGCCACCCGCGGCGACGGCCGACGCGGCGAGGGCATCACCGAAAACGCCCGCACCATCCGATCGCTGCCGCTGCGCCTGCAGAGCGACCGCCGCCCGATTCCGCCGTTCCTCTCCCTGCGCGGCGAGGTCATCATGCGGATCGAAGAGTTCGACAAGCTCAACGAACGCTTGGTGGCGGCCGGCCGCGACCCCTTCGCCAATCCCCGCAATGTCGCCGCCGGTGCCCTGCGGCAGCTCGATCCGCGGGACACCGCCGCCAAGCCCCTCGACATCTACGTCTACGACATCCTGGCGGTCGATTGGGGCGATCACGCGGAGCAGGCGCCGACGCGGCAGTGGGAGGTGTTCGAGAGGCTGCGCGACTGGGGCCTGCCGGTGTCCTCCCTGTCGAGCCGCGGCGAGACCGTCGAAGACATCCTCGCCTACCACGCGGATCTCGATACCCGGCGCGACGATCTCGGGTTCGAGATCGACGGCATCGTCATCAAGCTCGATGACCTGGCGGCGCGCGAAACCCTCGGCACGACCTCGCGGCATCCGCGCTGGGCCTTCGCCTTCAAGTTTCCACCGCGCCGAGAAATCACCCGGCTGATGCAGATCCTCCCAAGCGTCGGTCGCACCGGCGTGGTCACCCCGGTGGCGATGCTGCGACCCGTCGAGCTGAGCGGTGTCACCGTCAGTCGCGCCACCCTCCACAACCGCGAAGAGCTGGCGCGCAAAGACGTGCGCGAAGGCGACCGGGTGCGGATTCAGCGTGCCGGCGACGTCATTCCGCAGGTTCTCGAAGTGATTCCCGAGCCGGATCGCGAGCGTGCCGCTCCCTGGGCGATGCCGGAACGCTGCCCGTCCTGCGACACCCCCCTGATCGACAAGGGCCCCTTCGTCCTCTGCCCCAACAGCTTCGAGTGCCCGGCCCAGCTCGAAGGGCGCTTGATTCACTTCGCTTCCCGCGATGCCCTCGACATCGAAGGCCTCGGTGAAAAGAGCGTGCGGCTGTTCGTGGCCGAAAAGCTGGTCACCAACCTGCCGGACATCTTCGACCTCGAAGCACGCCCGCTGATGTCCCTCGAAGGCTTCGGTAAGAAGTCCGCCACCGACCTGGTGGCGGCGATCGCGACCGCTTCCAACGCCGAGCTGCACCGCTTCCTCTACGGCCTCGGCATTCCCGAGGTCGGCGTGACCACGGCACGCGACCTGGCCCGTCACTTCGGAACCTTCGAGGCCCTACGCCAGGCCGACGATGCCGCCCTCCAGGAGGTGGCCGGCGTCGGCCCGCGAGTGTCCGAGGAGATCGTCGCCTTCTTCGCCGAAGAGCGCTACCGGGCGGTGCTCGACGCCCTCCTCGACGGCCGCGTCACCCTGGTCGAGCCCGGGCCTCCGGAGCCGCAGGATGAGGCCGGAGAACCTCCTCTCGCGGGCAAGAAAATGGTCTTCACCGGAGGCCTCGGAGAGCTCTCCCGACGCCAGGCCAAGGAGCTTGCCGAAGGCCTGGGAGCGAAGGTCACCGGATCCGTCAGCAAGGCCACCGACTACGTGGTCGCGGGCGAAGACCCGGGATCGAAGTACGACAAGGCGGTCGCCCTCGACATCGAGATCCTCGACGCCGACGGTTTCCTCGCCCTCCTCGCCGAGCACGGCGTCACGCCCTAG
- a CDS encoding DUF1287 domain-containing protein, with protein MMKTTLRLLVLAAVLAWAWFDTASPGPPPALPPAEEVVEEWAQRLITAAEARVGRTRLYDPSYVALEYPGGDVASDRGVCTDVVIRAYRDGLGIDLQERIHEDMAASFAAYPKTWGLRRPDRNIDHRRVPNLETFFERRGAALPVTQQAEDYRPGDLVTQRLPGNLPHIAIVTRHRSSDGQRPLVVHNIGAGTRLEDALFAFPIHRHFRFSGERAAASTTEK; from the coding sequence ATGATGAAGACCACCTTGCGCCTGCTCGTTCTCGCCGCCGTCCTGGCCTGGGCCTGGTTCGACACCGCCTCACCGGGGCCACCGCCAGCGCTGCCGCCGGCGGAGGAGGTCGTCGAGGAGTGGGCGCAACGGCTGATCACGGCGGCCGAGGCGCGGGTGGGAAGAACCCGCCTCTACGATCCGTCCTACGTGGCCCTCGAGTATCCCGGCGGCGATGTCGCGAGCGATCGGGGAGTCTGTACCGATGTGGTGATTCGCGCCTATCGCGATGGCCTCGGGATCGACCTCCAGGAGCGGATCCACGAAGACATGGCGGCGAGCTTTGCGGCCTATCCCAAAACCTGGGGCCTGCGCCGACCGGATCGCAACATCGACCACCGCCGGGTGCCGAACCTGGAGACGTTCTTCGAGCGCCGGGGCGCCGCCCTGCCGGTCACGCAGCAGGCCGAGGACTATCGTCCCGGAGATCTCGTGACGCAGCGCCTACCGGGCAATCTGCCGCACATCGCGATTGTCACCCGACATCGCAGCAGCGATGGCCAACGCCCTCTGGTGGTGCACAACATCGGCGCCGGCACCCGTCTCGAAGACGCCCTCTTCGCCTTTCCGATCCACCGCCATTTTCGCTTCTCCGGCGAGCGCGCCGCCGCTTCGACGACCGAAAAATAG
- the polX gene encoding DNA polymerase/3'-5' exonuclease PolX gives MDNAAIIRILRETAGLLEIKQANRFRIRAYRNAIHTLEGQTVPLARRVAAGEDLTQLDGIGKELAKHIVELVETGELERHRELLATYPRGLLRVKEVPGVGPRKAERLWRELGVAGLGDLESAAKAGKIAPLSGFGLTSQDKILRALIRSRQHRGRFRLADADLIVEPLLAHLRRFPGVGRLEAAGSLRRRRETVGDLDLLATCEGDGGALIRHFTSFPQVEAVTMAGETRASVLLASGLQVDLRVVPEASYGAALVYFTGSKEHNVHLRRRAVERGLKISEYGVFREGDESALGGAREDEIYRAVGLDWIPPELREDRGELRAAGAGGLPTPLRREQLRGDLHMHSTWSDGKVTLEEMVIACKARGHQYMAIADHSPALAMVGGLNAERLRQQWREIEEIAERHPEIRILRALEVDILADGSLDMDDESLAQLDLVVASVHSHFDLPRDQQTKRLVTALEHPAVSILGHPLGRSIPKRGPIDIDVDALLETARDQRVAVEINCRPRRLDLPDIHLMRARELGVPIVINTDAHRPEHLDLLSYGIEQARRAWIEPEMVLNTLPVDELLARLASQRTA, from the coding sequence ATGGACAACGCCGCCATCATCCGCATCCTGCGAGAAACCGCCGGCCTGCTCGAGATCAAGCAGGCCAATCGCTTTCGCATTCGGGCCTACCGCAACGCCATCCACACCCTCGAGGGGCAGACCGTGCCGCTGGCCCGACGGGTGGCGGCCGGCGAGGATCTGACCCAGCTCGACGGCATCGGCAAGGAGCTCGCAAAGCACATCGTCGAGCTGGTGGAGACGGGCGAGCTGGAGCGGCATCGCGAGCTCCTCGCCACCTACCCACGGGGACTGCTGAGGGTCAAGGAAGTCCCGGGCGTCGGCCCCCGCAAGGCCGAGCGGTTGTGGCGCGAGCTCGGCGTCGCCGGCCTCGGCGATCTGGAGTCGGCGGCCAAGGCCGGCAAGATCGCCCCCCTCAGCGGCTTCGGCCTCACCAGCCAGGACAAGATCCTGCGCGCCCTGATTCGCAGTCGCCAGCACCGCGGGCGCTTTCGTCTCGCCGACGCCGATCTGATCGTCGAACCGCTGCTCGCCCATCTGCGCCGCTTCCCGGGGGTCGGTCGCCTCGAAGCCGCCGGCAGCCTGCGGCGGCGCCGCGAGACCGTCGGCGACCTCGACCTCCTCGCCACCTGCGAAGGCGATGGCGGAGCCTTGATTCGGCACTTCACCAGCTTTCCGCAGGTCGAGGCGGTGACCATGGCCGGCGAGACGCGTGCCAGCGTGCTCCTCGCCTCCGGCCTGCAGGTTGATTTGCGGGTGGTTCCCGAGGCCAGCTACGGCGCCGCCCTGGTCTACTTCACGGGCTCCAAAGAGCACAACGTCCACCTGCGCCGCCGGGCCGTCGAGCGCGGCCTCAAGATCTCCGAGTACGGCGTCTTTCGGGAAGGTGACGAAAGCGCCCTCGGCGGGGCTCGGGAAGACGAGATCTACCGCGCCGTCGGCCTCGACTGGATCCCTCCGGAGCTGCGCGAGGACCGCGGCGAGCTGCGCGCCGCCGGCGCCGGCGGCCTACCGACGCCGCTGCGCCGCGAGCAGCTCCGCGGCGACCTGCACATGCACTCCACCTGGTCCGATGGCAAGGTCACCCTCGAGGAGATGGTGATCGCCTGCAAGGCCCGCGGCCACCAGTACATGGCGATCGCCGACCACAGTCCGGCCCTCGCCATGGTCGGCGGGCTCAATGCCGAGCGCCTGCGGCAGCAATGGCGGGAGATCGAGGAGATCGCCGAGCGCCACCCGGAGATCCGCATTCTGCGCGCCCTCGAGGTCGACATCCTGGCCGATGGGAGCCTCGACATGGACGACGAGAGTCTCGCCCAGCTCGACCTGGTGGTGGCCTCCGTTCACAGCCACTTCGACCTCCCCCGGGATCAGCAGACGAAGCGCCTGGTGACCGCCCTCGAGCACCCGGCGGTCAGCATTCTGGGACACCCTCTAGGACGTTCGATTCCCAAACGGGGGCCGATCGATATCGACGTCGACGCCCTCCTCGAAACCGCCCGCGATCAGCGCGTCGCGGTCGAGATCAACTGCCGCCCGCGCCGTCTCGACCTGCCGGACATTCATCTGATGCGGGCTCGCGAGCTCGGCGTGCCGATCGTGATCAACACCGACGCCCACCGCCCGGAGCACCTCGACCTGCTCTCCTACGGCATCGAGCAAGCGCGCCGCGCCTGGATCGAGCCGGAGATGGTGCTCAACACCCTGCCGGTCGACGAGCTGTTGGCCCGCCTCGCCAGCCAACGCACCGCCTGA
- a CDS encoding YfiT family bacillithiol transferase, whose translation MSSVERYPIGPLRPPKNWDAARREKSIKRFEHHPRALRAAASGLEDDQLDTPYRPAGWTLRQVVHHLADSHLNGYIRFKLALTETRPTIRPYDQEAWAALPDSATDIGVSLDLLDAVHRRWSRVMRAMEEADWQRELIHPEEDEVKDLTWALALYTWHGEHHRLHITGFRQRRGW comes from the coding sequence ATGAGTTCCGTAGAACGCTATCCCATCGGTCCCCTGCGCCCGCCCAAGAATTGGGACGCCGCCCGGCGGGAGAAATCGATCAAACGCTTCGAGCACCACCCGAGGGCCCTGCGCGCCGCCGCATCGGGCCTCGAGGACGATCAGCTCGACACCCCCTATCGGCCCGCCGGATGGACCCTGCGGCAGGTGGTGCATCACCTGGCCGACAGCCACCTCAACGGTTATATCCGCTTCAAGCTCGCCTTGACCGAGACCCGGCCCACCATCCGGCCCTACGATCAGGAAGCCTGGGCGGCGCTTCCCGACTCGGCGACCGACATCGGGGTTTCTCTCGACCTGCTCGATGCCGTGCACCGGCGCTGGAGCCGGGTGATGCGGGCGATGGAAGAGGCGGACTGGCAGCGCGAGCTGATTCATCCCGAAGAGGACGAGGTCAAGGACTTGACCTGGGCCCTCGCCCTCTACACCTGGCACGGGGAGCACCATCGATTGCACATCACCGGCTTCCGCCAGCGCCGCGGCTGGTAA
- the larB gene encoding nickel pincer cofactor biosynthesis protein LarB yields MDRRRLDALLAAVAAGEVAPAEAAERLAELPYADLGMARLDLHRELRGGQPETVFAEGKTADDLVAIGRRLWQAHGRLLVTRLDAAKAEVLVGEIPQARYHRRARLLTAGEQPEAHLGPVAVLAAGTSDLPVAEEAALCASWFGVRVERLFDVGVAGLHRLLGELATVRRARAVIVVAGMDGALPSVVAGLVATPVVAVPTSVGYGASFGGVAALLTMLNACAGGVSVVNIDNGFGAAVVTSRMLVAATPREENS; encoded by the coding sequence GTGGACCGCCGTCGGCTCGATGCTCTCCTCGCCGCCGTGGCGGCCGGCGAAGTGGCCCCTGCGGAGGCTGCCGAGCGCCTCGCCGAGCTGCCCTATGCCGATCTCGGCATGGCGCGCCTCGACCTGCATCGCGAGTTGCGGGGTGGCCAGCCGGAGACGGTTTTCGCCGAGGGCAAGACGGCGGATGACCTGGTGGCCATCGGCCGGCGCCTCTGGCAGGCCCACGGTCGCCTGCTGGTGACTCGCCTCGACGCCGCCAAGGCCGAAGTCCTCGTCGGCGAGATTCCCCAGGCGCGTTACCACCGGCGGGCTCGGCTACTCACCGCCGGTGAGCAGCCGGAGGCCCACCTCGGCCCGGTGGCGGTGCTGGCGGCGGGGACCTCGGATTTGCCGGTGGCGGAGGAGGCGGCGCTCTGCGCGAGCTGGTTCGGGGTGCGCGTCGAGCGGCTTTTCGACGTCGGCGTCGCCGGCCTCCATCGTCTCCTCGGCGAGCTCGCGACGGTGCGCCGGGCGCGCGCCGTGATCGTGGTGGCGGGGATGGACGGGGCCCTGCCGTCGGTGGTCGCCGGTCTGGTGGCGACGCCGGTGGTGGCGGTGCCGACGAGCGTCGGCTACGGCGCCTCCTTCGGTGGCGTGGCGGCATTGCTGACCATGCTCAACGCCTGTGCCGGGGGAGTTTCGGTCGTCAATATCGACAATGGTTTCGGGGCCGCCGTGGTGACGTCTCGCATGCTCGTCGCGGCGACTCCTCGGGAGGAAAACTCATGA
- the larE gene encoding ATP-dependent sacrificial sulfur transferase LarE, whose protein sequence is MSPLAPLLADLAGRGSVLVAFSGGVDSAVVAALAQRALGDRALAVTAAAETLAGRELDNARQVAAEIGIAHRIVTYSELDEPQFVANPKYRCYVCQGLRMDTMLRVAAEEGFEVVCDGTNASDPGPDRPGLKAVEERGVYSPLLAHGVTKEGVRGLAHELGLSVWDRPSNACLSSRIPHGQLVTLGKLRLVEAAEDILADAGFRIVRVRHDRGRARVEVGEDEVARLRRAWPLLEPRLLALGFESVEIDPRGYASGGADRPQPLVEGAASRG, encoded by the coding sequence ATGAGCCCTCTGGCGCCTCTGCTGGCGGATCTCGCGGGCCGCGGCTCGGTGCTGGTGGCCTTTTCCGGCGGGGTCGACTCGGCGGTGGTGGCGGCGCTGGCACAGCGTGCCCTGGGGGATCGTGCCCTGGCGGTGACCGCGGCGGCCGAGACCCTCGCCGGTCGCGAGCTCGACAACGCTCGCCAGGTGGCGGCGGAGATCGGCATCGCCCATCGCATCGTCACCTACAGCGAGCTCGACGAGCCCCAGTTCGTCGCCAACCCCAAGTACCGCTGCTACGTCTGCCAGGGCCTGCGCATGGACACCATGCTGCGGGTGGCGGCGGAGGAGGGCTTTGAGGTGGTCTGCGACGGCACCAACGCTTCCGATCCGGGACCCGACCGACCGGGCTTGAAGGCGGTCGAGGAGCGCGGCGTCTACAGCCCGCTGTTGGCCCACGGCGTCACCAAGGAGGGGGTGCGAGGGCTCGCCCACGAGCTCGGCCTGTCGGTGTGGGACCGGCCATCGAACGCCTGCCTGTCGTCGCGCATTCCGCACGGTCAGCTCGTCACCCTCGGCAAGCTGCGGCTGGTCGAGGCGGCGGAGGACATCCTCGCCGATGCCGGCTTCCGGATCGTCCGCGTGCGTCACGACCGAGGACGAGCGCGGGTCGAGGTGGGGGAGGACGAGGTGGCGCGCCTGCGCCGCGCCTGGCCGCTCCTCGAGCCGCGGCTGCTGGCCCTCGGCTTCGAGTCCGTCGAAATCGATCCCCGCGGCTACGCCAGTGGCGGTGCCGACCGCCCGCAACCGCTGGTCGAAGGCGCCGCCTCGCGGGGCTGA
- the gcvP gene encoding aminomethyl-transferring glycine dehydrogenase, whose protein sequence is MAGSRLDPADTFVRRHIGPTEAEIAAMLEALGVSSLDELVDQTLPSAIRFARSLELEPLPGVPADRLLGERELLDRMAAMAERNQRFRSYLGQGYHDCIVPPVIQRNILENPGWYTQYTPYQSEISQGRLEALINFQTTIADLTGLPIANASLLDEGTAAAEAMQVCRNVVRTGSSFFVADDCHPQTLAVIETRAEHLGIEVVVGDPESFDFAAGEIFGALLQYPATDGRIRHLAPIIERIHGAGARAVVAADLLALTLLQAPGELGADIAVGSAQRFGVPLGYGGPHAAYLSVGEKLKRRIPGRIIGVSHDVAGKTAYRMALQTREQHIRREKATSNICTAQVLLAVMAGMYAVYHGPEGLKTIARRVHTLTATLAEGLRRLGYEVPREFFDTLAVRAPGKAASLVAAAERRRMNLRRLDDDRVAIALDETCGEEDLVDLLAVFAGESEHPEAVADPRALAAEAPTGLPAALLRQSAFLEHPVFHRYQTEHEMLRYLRRLESRDLSLTRSMIPLGSCTMKLNATAEMMPLSHPGWGGIHPFAPPAQAEGYTELFRSLERWLEEITGFAAISLQPNAGAQGEYAGLKVIRAYHEARGDGHRDICLIPVSAHGTNPASAVMAGMRVVPVACDDEGNIDLADLAAKAEEHRDRLAAAMVTYPSTHGVFEEGIRELCDQVHRHGGQVYLDGANLNAQVGLCRPGDYGADVCHLNLHKTFCIPHGGGGPGMGPIGVMAHLAPFLPGHPVIPTGGEQAIGPISAAPWGSASILTISWAYIALMNGAGLTRATQVAILNANYMKARLEEHYPVLYRGRNGRVAHEFILDLRPFKADSGVEAEDVAKRLMDFGFHAPTMSFPVAGTLMIEPTESESRQELDRLCDALIAIRGEIREIEEGRADRQDNPLKNAPHTANAVVTSDWSHPYSREQAVFPAPWVRDHKFWPAVARIDNAWGDKNLMCSCPPMEAYEGPDPA, encoded by the coding sequence GTGGCGGGTTCCCGCCTCGATCCTGCCGACACCTTCGTCCGCCGTCACATCGGCCCGACGGAGGCCGAGATCGCTGCCATGCTCGAGGCCCTCGGCGTGTCGAGCCTCGACGAGCTGGTCGATCAGACGTTGCCGAGCGCCATTCGCTTCGCTCGCTCCCTCGAGCTCGAGCCGCTGCCCGGAGTTCCCGCCGATCGCCTGCTCGGCGAGCGTGAGCTGCTCGATCGCATGGCCGCCATGGCGGAGCGCAATCAGCGCTTCCGCTCCTACCTCGGCCAGGGGTACCACGACTGCATCGTGCCGCCGGTGATCCAGCGCAACATCCTCGAGAATCCCGGCTGGTACACCCAGTACACGCCCTATCAGTCGGAGATCTCGCAGGGCCGGCTGGAGGCGTTGATCAACTTTCAGACCACCATCGCCGATCTCACCGGATTGCCGATCGCCAACGCCTCGCTGCTCGATGAGGGCACGGCGGCGGCCGAGGCGATGCAGGTCTGTCGCAACGTCGTGCGCACCGGCAGCAGCTTCTTCGTCGCCGACGACTGCCATCCGCAGACCCTGGCGGTGATCGAGACCCGCGCCGAGCACCTCGGCATCGAGGTGGTCGTGGGGGATCCGGAGAGCTTCGACTTCGCCGCCGGCGAGATCTTCGGAGCGCTGCTCCAGTACCCCGCCACGGACGGCCGGATTCGCCATCTGGCACCGATCATCGAGCGCATCCATGGTGCCGGAGCGCGGGCGGTGGTCGCCGCCGATCTCCTCGCCCTGACCCTGCTGCAAGCGCCCGGCGAGTTGGGCGCGGACATCGCCGTCGGATCGGCCCAGCGGTTCGGTGTACCGCTGGGTTACGGCGGGCCTCATGCCGCCTATCTGTCCGTCGGTGAGAAGCTCAAGCGGCGCATCCCGGGGCGCATCATCGGGGTCTCCCACGACGTCGCCGGGAAGACCGCCTACCGCATGGCGCTGCAGACCCGTGAGCAGCACATTCGTCGCGAGAAGGCGACCAGCAACATCTGCACCGCACAGGTGCTGCTGGCGGTGATGGCCGGCATGTACGCGGTCTACCACGGCCCCGAGGGACTCAAGACCATCGCGCGCCGGGTCCATACTCTGACGGCGACCCTCGCCGAGGGGCTCCGGCGACTGGGCTACGAGGTGCCGCGGGAGTTCTTCGACACGCTGGCGGTGCGCGCGCCGGGCAAGGCGGCGTCGCTGGTGGCGGCGGCGGAGCGCCGGCGCATGAACCTGCGCCGGCTCGACGACGACCGGGTGGCGATCGCCCTCGACGAGACCTGCGGAGAAGAGGATCTGGTCGACCTGCTGGCGGTCTTCGCTGGCGAGAGCGAGCACCCGGAAGCGGTGGCCGACCCGCGGGCTCTGGCCGCGGAAGCGCCCACCGGTCTGCCGGCCGCTCTGCTGCGGCAGTCGGCGTTTCTCGAGCACCCGGTCTTCCACCGCTACCAGACGGAGCACGAGATGCTGCGCTACCTGCGGCGGCTGGAGTCGCGCGATCTCTCGTTGACGCGCTCGATGATTCCCCTCGGCTCCTGCACCATGAAGCTCAACGCCACCGCCGAGATGATGCCCCTGTCCCATCCCGGTTGGGGTGGCATTCATCCCTTCGCGCCGCCGGCCCAGGCGGAGGGCTACACCGAGCTCTTCCGCAGTCTCGAGCGCTGGCTCGAGGAGATCACCGGCTTCGCCGCCATCTCGCTGCAGCCGAATGCCGGCGCTCAGGGCGAGTATGCCGGCCTCAAGGTGATCCGCGCCTACCACGAGGCCCGCGGCGATGGGCATCGCGACATCTGCCTGATTCCGGTCTCGGCTCACGGCACCAATCCGGCTTCGGCGGTGATGGCGGGCATGCGAGTGGTGCCGGTGGCCTGCGATGACGAAGGCAACATCGATCTCGCCGATCTCGCCGCCAAGGCCGAGGAGCATCGCGACCGCTTGGCGGCGGCGATGGTGACCTACCCCTCGACCCACGGCGTGTTCGAGGAAGGCATTCGCGAGCTCTGCGACCAGGTGCATCGGCACGGCGGTCAGGTCTACCTCGATGGCGCCAACCTCAACGCCCAGGTCGGTCTTTGCCGGCCCGGGGACTATGGCGCCGATGTCTGCCACCTCAACCTGCACAAGACCTTCTGCATCCCCCACGGCGGTGGCGGCCCGGGGATGGGTCCGATCGGAGTGATGGCCCACCTGGCGCCCTTCCTGCCCGGTCATCCGGTGATTCCGACGGGCGGCGAGCAGGCGATCGGACCGATCTCGGCGGCGCCCTGGGGGAGTGCCAGCATTCTGACCATCTCGTGGGCCTACATCGCGCTGATGAACGGTGCCGGGTTGACCCGCGCGACGCAGGTCGCGATCCTCAACGCCAACTACATGAAGGCGCGTCTCGAGGAGCACTATCCGGTGCTCTATCGCGGCCGCAATGGCCGGGTCGCCCACGAGTTCATTCTCGATCTGCGGCCCTTCAAGGCGGACTCCGGGGTGGAGGCGGAAGACGTCGCCAAGCGCTTGATGGACTTCGGGTTCCATGCTCCGACGATGTCCTTCCCGGTCGCTGGCACCCTGATGATCGAGCCCACCGAGAGCGAGTCGCGGCAAGAGCTCGATCGCCTGTGCGATGCCCTGATCGCCATTCGCGGCGAGATTCGGGAGATCGAGGAAGGGCGGGCGGATCGCCAGGACAATCCGCTGAAGAACGCCCCCCATACGGCCAACGCCGTGGTGACGAGCGATTGGAGTCATCCCTACAGCCGCGAGCAGGCGGTGTTCCCGGCGCCCTGGGTGCGGGACCACAAGTTCTGGCCGGCGGTGGCCCGTATCGACAACGCCTGGGGTGACAAGAACCTGATGTGCTCGTGCCCACCGATGGAGGCCTACGAAGGCCCTGACCCGGCGTGA
- the gcvH gene encoding glycine cleavage system protein GcvH, whose protein sequence is MYPSDYLYTQEHEWVRVEGDECVVGITAFAQEELGEVVFVELPEVGSKVAAGAEIGSIESVKAVAELYSPVAGEIVAVNDEVVDDAEILNDDPHKAGWLVRLRLDSKDGIDQLMNAEAYKAFLDSGES, encoded by the coding sequence ATGTATCCGAGCGACTATCTGTACACCCAGGAGCACGAGTGGGTGCGCGTCGAAGGGGACGAGTGTGTGGTGGGGATCACGGCATTCGCCCAGGAAGAGCTGGGCGAGGTGGTGTTCGTGGAGCTTCCCGAAGTCGGCTCGAAGGTCGCGGCCGGAGCCGAGATCGGCAGCATCGAGTCGGTCAAGGCGGTGGCCGAGCTCTACTCGCCGGTGGCCGGCGAGATCGTCGCCGTCAACGATGAGGTGGTCGACGACGCCGAGATTCTCAACGACGACCCCCACAAGGCCGGTTGGCTGGTGCGCTTGCGGCTCGATTCGAAGGACGGGATCGATCAGCTGATGAACGCCGAGGCCTACAAGGCCTTTCTCGATTCCGGGGAGAGCTGA